In Bythopirellula goksoeyrii, a single window of DNA contains:
- the dcd gene encoding dCTP deaminase, producing the protein MILSGQEILSRMGEDIDIDPFDPRRINPNSYNLTLHDELMVYEEVVLDMAKANRVRRIEIPKEGIVLSPNQLYLGRTVERTHTHNLVPQIEGRSSVGRLGLFVHVTAGFGDVGFEGFWTLEMFAVQPVRIYAGTEICQIIYHELTGSVEEYCSKYQHNHDIQPSLLFEELDPERENDPQLPLNFGLERSHG; encoded by the coding sequence ATGATTCTATCCGGACAAGAAATCCTCAGCCGCATGGGCGAGGACATCGACATCGATCCCTTCGATCCAAGGAGGATCAACCCCAATAGCTACAACCTAACTTTGCACGACGAATTGATGGTCTACGAAGAAGTGGTCCTCGATATGGCCAAAGCCAATAGGGTCCGCCGGATCGAGATCCCCAAGGAAGGGATCGTTCTCAGCCCTAACCAACTCTACTTGGGACGTACTGTGGAAAGGACCCACACCCACAACCTGGTGCCACAGATCGAAGGTCGTTCGTCGGTCGGTCGGCTGGGACTCTTCGTGCATGTAACAGCCGGTTTTGGCGACGTCGGCTTCGAAGGCTTTTGGACACTCGAAATGTTCGCCGTCCAACCCGTGCGAATCTATGCAGGAACGGAGATTTGCCAAATCATCTATCACGAGCTAACCGGCTCCGTGGAAGAGTACTGCTCCAAGTACCAGCACAATCACGATATCCAACCAAGTTTGCTATTCGAGGAACTGGATCCCGAGCGGGAGAACGACCCCCAACTACCACTGAATTTTGGGCTGGAGCGGTCACATGGGTGA